A genomic region of Brevibacillus sp. JNUCC-41 contains the following coding sequences:
- the qoxD gene encoding cytochrome aa3 quinol oxidase subunit IV, which translates to MKELFPAKQIWGFVFSLILTFVALLVYFFNMSKATGMTIFILTAFIQAAVQLVVFMHARETDDSKSIFMTLYCAILLALITVFGTILCMVWGFY; encoded by the coding sequence ATGAAGGAATTATTCCCGGCTAAACAAATATGGGGTTTTGTATTTTCATTGATTTTGACATTTGTAGCTCTCTTGGTTTACTTCTTCAATATGTCAAAAGCAACAGGCATGACGATTTTTATATTGACAGCATTCATACAAGCAGCTGTTCAACTTGTTGTATTTATGCATGCTCGTGAAACTGATGATAGCAAATCAATTTTTATGACTCTATATTGCGCTATATTACTGGCTCTAATAACTGTCTTCGGTACAATACTATGTATGGTCTGGGGTTTTTATTGA
- the mtnK gene encoding S-methyl-5-thioribose kinase — MTQNHSNFKRLTNETAISLVKKLRLVNADASLKCKEIGDGNLNYVFHVTDTHTNKGIIIKQAVPYAKVLGESWPLTLKRAAIEANALIHFRSYCPEFVPQVYYSDEQLAITVMEDLSHLKIVRTGLIDGDSYPLLSQHIGEFVAKTAFYTSDYHLEPSAKKEVARHFTNPELCKITEVFIFTDPFFEELPGDFEVELTDAAKNIWNDQEVILEVAKLKQSFETEQEALLHGDLHTGSIFASETETKVIDPEFAFYGPVGFDLGQYTANLLFQAVTRNGAGKEEIFTHLHEFWNAFEETYTDLWEGQNKSPFRHVKGYLPYLLTKFKKDAFGFAGCELIRRTIGLSHVADLNVIENKEIRIAAKTATLEIGAFLIKKRDELDVQAVIEALKQRTLPSYSTI; from the coding sequence ATGACTCAAAACCATTCAAATTTTAAGAGATTGACAAACGAAACAGCTATAAGCCTTGTAAAAAAACTTAGGTTGGTCAATGCGGATGCAAGTTTAAAGTGTAAAGAAATCGGCGATGGAAACTTAAATTATGTTTTTCATGTTACAGACACACACACAAATAAAGGAATAATCATCAAACAAGCGGTCCCTTATGCCAAGGTACTTGGTGAAAGCTGGCCGCTGACATTGAAAAGGGCTGCCATTGAAGCGAATGCGCTGATTCATTTCAGAAGTTATTGCCCTGAATTCGTACCGCAAGTCTATTATTCGGATGAACAGCTTGCCATCACGGTCATGGAGGATTTATCTCACTTGAAAATCGTTAGAACAGGATTGATCGATGGCGATTCATATCCATTGCTTTCACAGCATATTGGTGAGTTTGTTGCGAAGACGGCATTTTATACATCCGATTATCATCTAGAACCATCTGCGAAAAAGGAAGTGGCCCGACATTTCACGAATCCAGAACTCTGCAAAATCACTGAGGTCTTTATTTTTACGGATCCATTTTTTGAGGAACTCCCAGGAGACTTCGAAGTGGAATTGACTGATGCCGCCAAAAATATCTGGAATGATCAAGAAGTGATACTTGAGGTCGCTAAGCTGAAACAAAGCTTTGAAACCGAGCAGGAAGCCTTGCTTCATGGAGATTTACATACTGGAAGTATATTTGCAAGTGAAACTGAAACAAAGGTTATTGATCCGGAATTCGCTTTTTATGGACCTGTTGGTTTTGACCTTGGTCAATACACCGCCAACCTTCTCTTCCAGGCAGTCACACGCAATGGCGCTGGAAAGGAAGAGATTTTCACACACCTTCATGAATTTTGGAATGCCTTTGAAGAAACTTATACCGACTTATGGGAAGGTCAAAATAAAAGCCCATTCCGCCATGTGAAAGGTTATCTGCCTTACTTACTGACAAAATTCAAAAAAGATGCCTTCGGTTTTGCCGGATGTGAACTGATTCGGCGAACCATCGGCCTTTCCCATGTTGCCGATTTAAACGTCATTGAAAATAAAGAGATAAGGATTGCTGCCAAAACGGCAACGTTGGAAATTGGTGCATTTTTAATTAAAAAACGGGATGAATTAGATGTTCAAGCTGTCATTGAAGCGTTGAAGCAACGTACACTTCCATCTTATTCAACCATTTAA
- a CDS encoding ATP-binding protein translates to MFKSLQTRILLFSLLIASVPLLILGIISYGSQRSLLEKEARNALNAGSLNMVNETYSYLNERVSDVKFMSANSVIINPGHSREEKSDELRKFIDAKGNYYGVLHLDMEGNVIADTSNKMIGENLAKRIWFKEAIAGHEFLSDVYKTRAFSEPIMVLSAPVYDDAGEMIGVVSPAFRLKGLWEMMEKKANEISDKYPVNFFMINQEGILISKKDPHGLMQGSALKEMGLTKGKLMEASLSDDLYSSENGEKIYSIQPVHTIAETENKWFVVVGADKKQVFQPLNDLLTRYLTIYSIVLVSIILAVYLLTKTIVRPVQELVEATEDFIGGKEFIISDKRSFEEMEKLNLAFLRMMETIEDREKEIVRTEKLKYVGQLAAGVAHEIRNPLTTIKGFFQLLKSQDHDTTLIEKYSDVMLHEVDRVNVFVTQLLDLAKPHQLEWEKFDLKDFLEEILDTYTPSNPSYHVRIINEVTQSIFVYSDRNRLRQVLLNVLNNSCEAIEARGQIELQQTSVSQYVKLVISDDGKGISPEDLKNIGMPFYTTKPDGNGLGVATCIQIMEELKGKFQMESVRDEGTKVTLIIPTTNRLIK, encoded by the coding sequence ATGTTTAAAAGCCTTCAAACCCGAATTTTGCTTTTTTCTTTACTTATTGCAAGTGTGCCTCTTCTGATATTGGGAATCATATCCTATGGATCACAACGTTCCCTTCTGGAGAAGGAAGCAAGAAATGCCTTGAATGCAGGTTCACTGAATATGGTAAATGAAACATATAGCTATTTGAACGAACGGGTCAGTGATGTGAAGTTTATGAGTGCAAATTCGGTAATCATCAATCCTGGCCATTCAAGAGAAGAGAAGTCAGATGAACTAAGAAAGTTTATTGATGCAAAAGGAAATTATTACGGTGTCTTGCATTTGGATATGGAAGGCAATGTCATTGCAGATACATCAAATAAAATGATCGGGGAAAACCTCGCGAAGAGAATATGGTTCAAAGAGGCCATAGCAGGTCATGAATTCCTTTCTGACGTTTATAAAACCAGGGCATTCTCAGAACCCATAATGGTTCTAAGTGCGCCAGTATATGATGATGCAGGGGAAATGATCGGAGTCGTATCTCCAGCTTTCCGATTAAAAGGGCTTTGGGAGATGATGGAGAAAAAGGCTAATGAAATTAGCGATAAATACCCAGTGAACTTTTTCATGATCAATCAAGAAGGCATCTTGATTTCGAAAAAAGACCCGCATGGCCTCATGCAGGGTTCTGCCTTGAAAGAAATGGGATTAACGAAAGGAAAGCTGATGGAAGCTTCGTTATCGGATGATTTGTACAGTTCAGAGAATGGTGAAAAAATATATTCCATCCAGCCTGTCCATACGATTGCAGAAACGGAGAATAAATGGTTTGTTGTTGTGGGTGCTGATAAGAAACAAGTGTTTCAACCTTTGAATGACCTATTAACAAGGTACCTGACAATCTACAGCATCGTTTTAGTTTCTATCATTCTGGCTGTCTATTTACTAACAAAGACCATCGTACGGCCTGTTCAAGAACTTGTAGAAGCTACAGAGGATTTCATTGGAGGAAAGGAATTCATCATTTCCGACAAAAGAAGCTTCGAGGAAATGGAAAAATTGAACCTTGCCTTTCTAAGAATGATGGAAACGATAGAAGATCGTGAGAAGGAAATCGTCCGAACGGAAAAATTGAAATATGTTGGCCAGCTTGCTGCCGGTGTCGCCCATGAAATCAGGAACCCGTTGACGACAATAAAGGGCTTTTTCCAATTATTGAAGAGCCAGGATCATGATACAACATTAATAGAAAAATATAGTGATGTCATGCTTCATGAAGTGGATCGGGTCAATGTATTCGTGACACAACTTCTTGATTTGGCAAAACCGCATCAACTGGAATGGGAGAAATTCGATTTAAAGGATTTCCTTGAAGAAATTTTAGATACTTATACCCCCTCAAATCCGAGTTATCATGTAAGAATAATTAATGAAGTGACACAATCCATCTTTGTTTATTCTGACAGAAACCGGTTAAGGCAGGTTCTCTTGAATGTCTTGAATAATTCTTGTGAAGCCATCGAAGCAAGGGGGCAGATTGAACTGCAACAGACTTCCGTGTCCCAATATGTAAAATTAGTGATCAGCGATGATGGAAAAGGCATCAGTCCCGAGGATTTAAAAAATATCGGTATGCCCTTTTACACCACCAAACCGGATGGTAACGGATTAGGTGTGGCGACGTGTATTCAGATAATGGAGGAATTAAAAGGTAAATTCCAAATGGAGAGCGTCCGCGACGAAGGAACGAAAGTGACCCTCATCATCCCCACTACGAACCGTCTCATTAAATGA
- a CDS encoding S41 family peptidase, which produces MEEENQKQPKEAGKFIKIKKFTFIMGIFLVIFLTAGITTIALTFGDEKVESLAPDKHSEFEKLYSTYDTIKDNYYEEIDQDKLVDGAINGMIKALDDPYSAYMDKKEASSFHESISSSFEGIGAEIQEQDGQIMVVSPIKGSPAEKAGVKPNDIILSVDGKSVEGLSSSEAVLKIRGKKGTKVNLSISRAGEPEPMELTIKRDTIPIETVYAEMLDDGVAKIQVTSFSEHTVQELKTALEEMSKKDMKGLVLDLRGNPGGLLDQAIEMASLFIPNGKVVLQVEERSGKKEVYKSKNDGELKIPVVVLIDDGSASASEIVAAAVSESADIPLIGVKSFGKGTVQTAQDFEDGSNFKYTAAKWLTPEGNWIHKKGIKPDINVKLPDYASLPYISPDKELKASDSSSEVKAAEEMLKEAGHDPGKIDGFFDEATTNAVIEFQKEQKIKETGTIKDDTTVKLMQVIREKILKNDTQVKKAVEVLKKEIK; this is translated from the coding sequence GTGGAAGAAGAAAATCAAAAACAGCCAAAAGAGGCAGGGAAATTCATTAAAATAAAGAAGTTTACATTCATTATGGGGATTTTCTTAGTCATATTTCTAACTGCAGGGATTACTACAATAGCCTTGACCTTTGGAGATGAAAAAGTAGAGTCATTAGCACCGGATAAACATTCGGAATTTGAAAAGCTGTATTCTACATATGATACGATAAAAGACAACTATTATGAAGAGATTGATCAAGATAAGCTGGTTGACGGGGCAATTAATGGAATGATCAAAGCATTGGATGATCCCTACTCTGCTTATATGGATAAAAAGGAAGCATCGAGTTTCCATGAGAGCATCTCTTCATCTTTTGAAGGAATCGGTGCTGAGATTCAGGAGCAGGATGGACAAATCATGGTCGTCTCACCGATAAAAGGGTCCCCAGCAGAAAAAGCAGGGGTAAAACCGAATGATATCATTTTAAGTGTCGACGGTAAAAGCGTTGAAGGACTAAGCTCTTCTGAAGCTGTCTTGAAAATCAGGGGCAAAAAGGGAACGAAAGTGAATTTATCCATCTCAAGAGCTGGTGAGCCGGAACCGATGGAACTCACCATTAAACGGGATACAATTCCGATTGAAACGGTATATGCGGAAATGCTTGATGATGGAGTTGCAAAAATTCAAGTGACCAGTTTTTCCGAACATACTGTCCAAGAGCTGAAAACGGCGCTTGAAGAAATGTCGAAGAAGGACATGAAGGGGCTCGTATTGGATTTGCGCGGAAACCCAGGGGGACTTCTTGACCAAGCAATAGAAATGGCGAGCCTGTTCATACCTAATGGGAAAGTGGTCCTTCAAGTTGAGGAGCGCAGCGGGAAAAAAGAAGTTTATAAATCGAAGAATGATGGAGAACTGAAAATCCCGGTAGTCGTGTTGATTGATGACGGAAGTGCCAGTGCTTCTGAAATCGTTGCAGCGGCTGTCAGTGAGTCTGCGGACATTCCATTGATCGGTGTCAAGTCATTTGGGAAGGGGACAGTTCAGACTGCCCAAGACTTTGAAGATGGATCTAACTTTAAATATACGGCAGCTAAATGGTTGACACCTGAAGGCAATTGGATTCATAAGAAAGGGATCAAGCCGGATATTAATGTAAAGCTTCCTGATTATGCCAGCCTTCCGTACATTTCACCTGATAAGGAATTAAAAGCATCCGATTCTTCGAGTGAAGTGAAAGCGGCTGAAGAGATGCTGAAGGAAGCAGGCCATGATCCAGGAAAGATAGATGGATTTTTTGATGAAGCAACCACAAATGCGGTCATAGAGTTCCAGAAGGAACAAAAAATTAAAGAAACTGGGACAATTAAAGATGATACTACCGTGAAATTAATGCAGGTCATCCGCGAGAAGATCCTTAAAAACGACACACAGGTGAAAAAGGCAGTAGAAGTATTAAAGAAAGAAATTAAATAA
- a CDS encoding YozD family protein, whose protein sequence is MREIEVFIDTEEIAEFFFQELIRRGYLPSEAEVEDLADITFEYLLEKCIIDEEVDE, encoded by the coding sequence TTGCGAGAAATTGAGGTTTTTATTGATACAGAAGAGATAGCGGAATTCTTTTTTCAAGAATTGATAAGACGGGGCTATCTTCCATCAGAAGCTGAAGTTGAAGATCTTGCTGACATCACATTCGAATATCTTCTAGAAAAATGCATAATTGATGAAGAAGTCGATGAGTAA
- the deoD gene encoding purine-nucleoside phosphorylase produces MSVHIGAKENEIAETVLLPGDPLRAKYIAETFLEDAKLYNEVRNMFGYTGTYKGKRISVQGTGMGVPSISIYVNELMNSYNVQKLIRVGTAGAIQKDVKVRDVILAMSASTDSQMNRMTFGGVDFAPTADFELLRKAYDAGTAKGLQLKVGNVFTADQFYNDNSELEKWAKYQILAIEMESAALYTLAAKFGRQALSVLTISDHILTGEETTSDERQSTFNEMVEVALEAAIKD; encoded by the coding sequence ATGAGCGTACATATTGGGGCAAAAGAAAATGAAATTGCGGAAACGGTCTTACTACCAGGGGACCCATTGCGTGCAAAATATATTGCTGAAACATTTTTAGAGGATGCTAAACTTTATAATGAAGTTCGAAACATGTTTGGATATACAGGGACATATAAAGGGAAACGAATTTCTGTACAAGGTACTGGCATGGGTGTTCCATCCATTTCCATTTACGTGAATGAATTGATGAATAGCTATAATGTCCAGAAGCTGATTCGTGTGGGAACTGCAGGAGCGATTCAAAAAGATGTAAAAGTCAGGGATGTGATCCTTGCCATGAGTGCTTCCACTGATTCCCAAATGAACCGCATGACTTTCGGCGGGGTGGACTTTGCCCCAACAGCAGATTTCGAATTATTAAGAAAAGCTTATGACGCCGGCACGGCTAAGGGCTTGCAATTGAAGGTCGGTAATGTATTTACGGCCGATCAGTTTTATAACGATAATAGTGAATTGGAAAAATGGGCAAAATACCAAATACTTGCAATAGAAATGGAATCAGCTGCCCTATACACGCTTGCCGCTAAATTTGGCCGCCAAGCTTTATCTGTATTAACCATTTCCGATCACATTTTAACCGGTGAGGAAACGACGTCGGATGAGCGCCAGTCAACTTTTAACGAAATGGTTGAGGTGGCATTGGAAGCAGCTATCAAGGATTGA
- the qoxC gene encoding cytochrome aa3 quinol oxidase subunit III produces MEIDHSQPLEYSTEQNRLNILGFWIFLGAEIMLFATLFASYFTLVDRTGNGPTGAEIFEITPVLAETFLLLTSSFVIGLGIHAMRLGNKKAMLTFFVITLLLGLGFLGFEITEFITYYREGATLQTSAFTSMLFTTLGTHGAHVTLGLFWGLFIILQVKKRGLTPETANKSFIFSLYWHFLDIVWIFIFTFIYMKGMT; encoded by the coding sequence ATGGAAATAGATCACTCGCAACCTCTTGAATATAGTACGGAACAAAATCGTCTAAATATTTTAGGCTTCTGGATTTTCCTTGGAGCCGAAATTATGCTTTTTGCAACACTCTTTGCATCATATTTTACATTAGTTGATCGTACGGGTAACGGTCCTACTGGAGCAGAAATTTTTGAAATCACTCCAGTACTTGCTGAAACATTCTTGCTCTTAACAAGCAGTTTTGTCATCGGACTTGGAATTCATGCCATGCGACTTGGCAACAAGAAAGCCATGTTGACATTCTTCGTAATCACTCTTCTTCTTGGATTAGGATTCTTAGGATTTGAAATTACTGAGTTCATTACCTATTATCGCGAAGGAGCTACACTGCAAACTAGTGCATTTACATCGATGCTCTTTACAACATTAGGAACACATGGAGCACACGTTACATTAGGGCTTTTCTGGGGGTTATTTATTATCCTTCAAGTGAAAAAACGCGGGTTGACACCTGAAACAGCCAATAAATCCTTCATTTTCTCTCTTTACTGGCATTTCTTAGATATCGTTTGGATCTTCATCTTCACCTTTATCTACATGAAAGGAATGACATAA
- a CDS encoding carbon-nitrogen family hydrolase gives MKWKIACIQMDIAFGQPDINFQVAEQWLEKAARSEPDIVILPELWTTGYDLTRLNEIADHEAEKTIEFLKTQAQKHQIHIIGGSIAKKTSKGIYNTMIIIDKHGNLIKEYDKLHLFQLMDEHHFLQPGEKDGLFTLDEKICAGFICYDIRFPEWQRAHTVQGAEVLFVTAEWPKPRLDHWRALLISRAIENQAYVVAVNRSGSDVNNTFAGHSLIIDPWGNLISEAGEGNELLTGTLDFNKVTDARNKIPVFEDRRPDFY, from the coding sequence ATGAAATGGAAAATAGCTTGTATTCAAATGGATATAGCTTTTGGTCAACCGGATATCAATTTTCAGGTTGCAGAACAATGGTTGGAAAAAGCAGCACGGTCAGAACCCGATATCGTCATTTTACCGGAGCTTTGGACAACAGGATACGACTTGACCAGGTTAAATGAGATTGCTGATCACGAGGCAGAAAAAACGATTGAATTTTTAAAAACACAGGCACAAAAACACCAAATTCACATCATAGGCGGTTCCATCGCGAAAAAGACAAGCAAGGGAATCTATAACACGATGATCATTATTGATAAACATGGGAATCTCATTAAAGAATATGATAAACTTCACTTATTTCAGTTAATGGATGAACATCATTTCCTGCAGCCAGGAGAAAAAGATGGTTTATTTACTCTTGATGAAAAAATATGTGCTGGATTCATTTGTTATGACATCCGTTTCCCTGAATGGCAGCGTGCCCATACCGTTCAAGGTGCCGAAGTTCTATTCGTAACGGCGGAATGGCCAAAGCCGAGACTCGATCACTGGAGAGCCTTATTGATTAGCCGTGCCATCGAGAACCAAGCCTATGTTGTAGCCGTTAATCGTTCAGGTTCGGATGTCAATAATACATTTGCTGGTCATTCCTTGATTATTGATCCATGGGGGAATCTCATTAGTGAAGCCGGAGAAGGAAACGAACTCTTGACAGGCACCTTGGATTTCAATAAAGTTACGGATGCCCGAAACAAAATACCTGTATTCGAAGATCGCCGCCCTGATTTTTATTAA
- the mtnA gene encoding S-methyl-5-thioribose-1-phosphate isomerase, which yields MTTLAPLPYSVHWDDTHITLLNQQALPSITEFIELHSVNDVYDSILTLKVRGAPAIGLTAAFGVALGAKQETTAELGDFKRNVTRHIEKLASSRPTAVNLFWALRRMENTLHAAQSISAAKEALVSEAKAIFAEDEEMCRKIGEHGLTLFTRGDSILTHCNAGGIATARYGTALAPFHLAKERDFPLKVYACETRPVLQGARLTAWELMQAGVDVTLISDNMAAHTIHQKRINGIIVGADRIAANGDTANKIGTLGLAILAKHFGIPFYVAAPSSTFDLSIKSGTSIPIEERNEAEITSIQGVRIAPENVKTFNPAFDVTPNHLITSIITENGIITQDFIKNIPHFVN from the coding sequence ATGACTACACTAGCACCCTTACCCTATTCGGTACACTGGGATGATACCCATATTACATTATTAAATCAACAAGCCCTACCTTCCATAACTGAATTTATTGAACTTCATTCAGTTAATGATGTATATGACAGCATTTTGACATTAAAAGTTCGCGGTGCGCCAGCAATTGGACTGACGGCAGCATTTGGTGTTGCACTTGGTGCCAAACAGGAAACAACCGCTGAATTAGGGGATTTCAAGAGAAATGTAACGAGGCATATTGAAAAACTCGCCTCTTCAAGGCCAACTGCAGTAAACCTTTTTTGGGCGTTAAGGAGGATGGAGAACACCTTGCATGCTGCGCAAAGCATTTCAGCTGCAAAGGAAGCACTTGTATCGGAGGCTAAAGCCATCTTTGCTGAAGATGAAGAAATGTGCAGGAAAATCGGGGAACATGGTTTAACCTTATTCACTAGAGGAGATTCCATACTAACCCATTGCAATGCTGGGGGAATTGCCACAGCTCGGTATGGCACAGCCTTGGCTCCTTTCCACCTGGCTAAAGAAAGGGACTTTCCGTTAAAAGTATATGCATGTGAAACCAGGCCTGTCCTGCAAGGTGCGCGTTTGACGGCTTGGGAATTGATGCAAGCGGGGGTTGATGTCACCTTAATTTCAGATAATATGGCTGCACATACAATTCACCAGAAACGAATAAATGGAATTATCGTCGGGGCCGACAGGATTGCGGCTAATGGAGATACAGCCAATAAAATCGGGACATTGGGATTGGCCATATTAGCCAAGCACTTTGGCATCCCCTTTTATGTGGCCGCACCATCAAGCACATTCGACCTTTCCATCAAATCAGGCACATCCATCCCGATCGAAGAACGGAATGAAGCGGAAATCACCTCCATTCAAGGTGTAAGGATCGCTCCGGAAAACGTGAAGACTTTCAATCCAGCCTTTGACGTTACACCAAATCATCTTATTACGAGCATCATTACCGAAAACGGTATCATAACACAGGATTTCATTAAAAACATTCCGCATTTTGTTAATTGA
- a CDS encoding LCP family protein: MKEKVFFIYLLILILAGCTYAPLPKQNGNAGTEKKLTKEDDQESVKTFLLIGVDTRGEQKSRSDALILAKYFPEQEKLKLASIMRDSYVKMPGNKSGYNKINAAYYYGGRELLKKTIQENFDIKVDHVAVIDFQGFVKMVDLLAPEGVAVNIDQEIIDDMSIQASVGKNVLHGEEILKYVRFRHDEESDFGRVERQQEVMVQLKTAFVNQISSFEGMAALPSIIEQGLSYLDTDIGLKTLMEMGPKVVFHTPDTVETLRVPVEGSFKDEIYPKSGAVLQIDFTKNKKALREFFSK, translated from the coding sequence ATGAAAGAAAAGGTATTCTTCATATATCTATTGATCTTGATTCTGGCAGGCTGCACTTATGCCCCTTTACCCAAACAAAATGGAAATGCAGGTACGGAAAAAAAACTTACCAAAGAAGACGACCAGGAAAGCGTGAAAACATTTCTGTTAATCGGTGTTGATACAAGGGGAGAGCAAAAATCCCGATCAGATGCGCTTATATTGGCAAAATACTTTCCTGAGCAGGAGAAACTGAAGCTGGCTTCCATCATGCGTGATAGTTATGTGAAAATGCCCGGGAATAAATCAGGATATAACAAAATAAATGCAGCTTATTATTATGGTGGAAGGGAACTGCTTAAGAAAACCATACAGGAGAATTTCGATATCAAGGTTGATCATGTAGCGGTAATCGACTTCCAGGGATTTGTGAAAATGGTCGATTTACTTGCCCCTGAGGGGGTAGCGGTGAATATAGATCAGGAAATCATTGATGATATGAGCATTCAAGCAAGTGTTGGCAAAAATGTTTTACATGGTGAGGAAATATTGAAATATGTCCGTTTTAGGCATGACGAAGAAAGTGACTTTGGAAGGGTGGAGCGTCAACAAGAAGTCATGGTTCAATTAAAAACAGCGTTCGTAAATCAAATCTCATCCTTCGAAGGGATGGCAGCCCTTCCTAGTATCATCGAACAAGGACTCTCGTACCTGGATACAGATATTGGTCTGAAAACATTAATGGAAATGGGTCCAAAAGTCGTCTTCCATACACCGGACACCGTCGAAACCTTAAGGGTTCCAGTGGAAGGAAGCTTTAAAGATGAAATATATCCCAAATCCGGAGCGGTTTTGCAAATAGATTTCACTAAAAATAAAAAGGCACTTCGGGAGTTCTTTTCAAAATAA
- a CDS encoding YozE family protein → MRPFYLYLMKFRQPKEIDAITKFANHAYEDHGFPKQSTDYNELSSYLELNADYLESMSVFDQAWEQYVQIEEGLLLGDQE, encoded by the coding sequence ATGAGACCATTTTATTTATATTTAATGAAATTTCGACAACCGAAGGAAATTGATGCTATCACTAAATTTGCCAATCATGCCTATGAGGATCATGGTTTCCCAAAACAATCAACAGATTATAATGAACTGAGCAGTTATTTAGAATTGAATGCAGACTATCTCGAAAGTATGTCCGTATTCGATCAAGCGTGGGAACAGTATGTCCAAATAGAAGAAGGGCTCTTATTGGGAGATCAGGAATAG
- a CDS encoding pyridoxal phosphate-dependent aminotransferase has translation MVQFEKSGQLQDLPKQFFASLVAKVNAITEQGYDVINLGQGNPDQPTPEHIVKSLQSAAEKTINHKYSPFRGHQYLKDAAAVFYEREYGVKLDPNSEVAILFGGKAGLVELPQCLLNPGDTILVPDPGYPDYLSGVVLARAKTELMPLTEENDFLPKYDDIHKEVLDKAKMMFLNYPNNPTGASATDSFFDETVSLAKEHSICVVHDFAYGAIGFDGKKPISFLQSEGAKDVGIEIYTLSKTYNMAGWRVGFAVGNKSVIEALELLQDHLYVSLFPAIQEAAASALLDSQSCVEKLVQMYERRRNVFIEGLRAIGWDVKAPAASFFAWLKVPNGFTSESFADYLLMHAHVAVAAGNGFGEIGEGYVRVGLLTSEERLEEAVERIRKLNLF, from the coding sequence ATGGTGCAATTCGAAAAATCCGGTCAGCTTCAGGACCTGCCCAAGCAGTTTTTTGCTTCACTAGTCGCAAAAGTCAATGCAATCACGGAGCAAGGATATGATGTCATTAATTTAGGCCAGGGAAACCCTGATCAGCCGACGCCAGAACATATCGTGAAAAGTTTGCAGTCGGCCGCAGAAAAAACGATTAATCATAAATATTCGCCATTCCGGGGACATCAATATTTAAAAGATGCTGCCGCCGTCTTTTATGAACGAGAATACGGTGTCAAGCTGGATCCGAATAGTGAAGTGGCGATTCTCTTCGGGGGGAAGGCAGGTCTTGTAGAACTGCCGCAGTGTTTATTGAATCCAGGTGATACGATCCTTGTTCCAGATCCCGGCTATCCCGATTATCTTTCCGGAGTTGTTTTAGCCCGGGCAAAGACCGAACTCATGCCTCTGACAGAAGAAAATGATTTTCTTCCGAAATATGATGACATACATAAAGAAGTACTTGATAAAGCCAAAATGATGTTCTTGAACTATCCGAATAATCCCACAGGTGCTTCTGCAACTGATAGTTTCTTTGATGAAACCGTCTCCCTCGCAAAAGAGCATTCCATTTGTGTGGTCCACGATTTCGCTTATGGCGCGATCGGATTCGACGGGAAAAAACCGATAAGCTTTCTCCAATCTGAGGGAGCGAAGGATGTTGGAATAGAAATATACACACTATCGAAAACTTACAATATGGCAGGATGGAGAGTCGGCTTCGCAGTGGGGAATAAGAGTGTAATAGAAGCTCTTGAACTATTGCAAGACCATCTTTATGTGAGTCTTTTCCCGGCGATACAAGAAGCTGCGGCAAGTGCTTTGCTTGATTCGCAGAGCTGTGTAGAGAAGTTAGTGCAGATGTACGAAAGACGAAGGAATGTTTTCATTGAGGGATTGAGGGCAATCGGCTGGGATGTCAAAGCGCCTGCGGCATCGTTTTTTGCCTGGCTCAAGGTACCTAATGGTTTTACGTCAGAGAGTTTTGCAGACTATTTATTAATGCATGCCCACGTAGCTGTTGCCGCAGGGAATGGATTCGGTGAAATTGGCGAAGGTTACGTCAGGGTAGGGCTGCTGACCTCGGAAGAACGACTTGAAGAGGCTGTGGAACGAATACGTAAATTAAACTTATTTTAA